One segment of Triticum aestivum cultivar Chinese Spring chromosome 2A, IWGSC CS RefSeq v2.1, whole genome shotgun sequence DNA contains the following:
- the LOC123190641 gene encoding GTP cyclohydrolase 1 yields MGALEEAHLAACGCGDEEEEGEEDLLAELGGGEAPGDAMEPAVRALLAGLGEDDRREGLRRTPKRVAKAFRDGTRGYRQKVKDIVQGALFPEVGVDKRTGSAGGTGGQVVVRDIDLYSYCESCLLPFSIQCHVGYVPSGGRVVGLSKLSRVADVFAKRFQNPQRLANEVCGAVHASIQPAGVAVAMQCWHIPLPENFKCKNSRALIRTSHSSRSGVFEGENSSFWNDFLALLKLRGIDMEMDSHSASLTWCPLRPHEVPLCNGHAKRITTNGASSAKSASIPSNMVSAVSSMLLSLGEDPLRKELLGSPQRYVQWLMRFRACNLDVKLNGFTLNSASVYERPGEDATDHRAISSELHLPFCAQCEHHLLPFYGVVHIGYFGSGDGEGINRSHFQALVHFYGCKLQVQERMTRQIAEAVYSVSHRGAIVVVEANHICMISRGIEKIRSSTATVAVLGQFSTDFSAKASFLQNILDTANQEV; encoded by the exons ATGGGAGCGCTCGAGGAGGCGCACCTCGCCGCCTGCGGgtgcggcgacgaggaggaggagggggaggaggatctcctggcggagctcggcggcggggaggcgccggGGGACGCCATGGAGCCGGCGGTGCGCGCGCTGCTGGCGGGGCTCGGCGAGGACGACCGCCGGGAGGGGCTGCGCAGGACGCCCAAGCGCGTCGCCAAGGCCTTCCGCGACGGCACCCGAG GTTACAGACAGAAAGTAAAAGACATTGTGCAGGGTGCTCTGTTTCCTGAGGTTGGTGTTGACAAAAGGACTGGTTCTGCTGGAGGAACTGGAGGGCAAGTTGTTGTTCGTGATATCGATCTTTATTCATACTGTGAGTCTTGCTTACTTCCGTTCAGCATACAATGCCATGTTGGATATGTGCCCTCCGGTGGAAGGGTTGTTGGGTTAAGCAAGCTTTCAAGAGTAGCTGACGTCTTTGCCAAGAGATTTCAAAACCCTCAGAGATTAGCTAATGAAGTTTGTGGTGCAGTGCATGCTAGCATACAACCTGCTGGTGTTGCTGTTGCTATGCAGTGCTGGCACATACCGTTGCCGGAGAACTTTAAATGCAAAAATTCGCGAGCTTTGATTAGAACTTCACATTCATCTCGCTCGGGAGTTTTTGAGGGTGAGAACAGCTCCTTCTGGAATGATTTTTTGGCTCTTCTTAAGCTTAGAGGCATAGACATGGAGATGGACAGCCATTCTGCTTCTTTAACTTGGTGCCCCTTAAGGCCTCATGAGGTTCCGCTTTGCAATGGGCACGCAAAGAGGATTACAACTAATGGTGCTAGCTCAGCAAAATCTGCATCCATTCCATCTAATATGGTTTCTGCTGTCAGCTCAATGCTCTTGTCTCTTGGTGAGGACCCCCTCAGGAAAGAACTTCTAGGCAGTCCCCAGCGTTACGTGCAATGGCTGATGAGGTTCAGAGCATGCAATCTTGATGTGAAGCTGAATGGTTTTACACTTAACAGTGCAAGTGTATATGAGAGACCAGGCGAAGATGCTACTGATCATCGAGCAATTAGTTCTGAGCTGCATTTGCCATTTTGCGCCCAGTGTGAGCACCACCTCCTGCCGTTCTACGGAGTAGTGCACATTGGTTACTTTGGCAGTGGAGATGGTGAAGGGATCAATCGCTCACATTTTCAGGCTCTGGTTCATTTCTATGGGTGCAAGCTTCAGGTCCAGGAAAGGATGACAAGACAGATAGCTGAAGCAGTTTATTCAGTCTCACATCGTGGAGCCATAGTTGTTGTAGAAGCAAACCATATCTGCATGATATCAAGGGGGATAGAGAAAATCAGAAGTAGTACAGCAACAGTTGCAGTTTTGGGTCAGTTTTCGACCGATTTTTCTGCCAAGGCATCCTTTTTACAGAACATCTTAGATACTGCTAATCAGGAAGTATGA